The following are from one region of the Cyanobium gracile PCC 6307 genome:
- a CDS encoding GumC family protein — protein MGETQSGGGGLGGLVRTVKRRQSIFLITFAVVTGVLAINTLRQRIFSPVYQGGFQMQISNPFDNPGSGGGGGGGSVETIARSEIKTDVPSLIVLMRSPLLLGPVAQRQGVSLGALESNLSINQESAQVENVLNVSLSWPDPAKGKAILRQLAKDYTAFSLTQRQAAVNSGVRFLDEQAPAIEERVQKLSQEMLKFRQRNNFVDPATAAGQILGAREGLVNQLRTLQNEQVQLDSQLKSIQTGKLQFTPSGAPTALEQLGRNSVLVPGRGNSAAEASSGTKTPLDLLNQFEQELATAKGTFKENSPIVQSLLARRNQLLPVVQRQAADAVKARLLANVAQQDEINRQILLLSENFRNNPQKLAEFENINQRLLIAREQYSSYIQARERYRLEMARSISPWEVIGPPDFGSSPVEPNIQRNLLRAIMIGLLAGLGAAILRERTDNVFHTPMEVEKDLQLPVLGLIPYLPLEPGVDIATSISKMSSSERFAIKESLRSLFTTFRLLRADNNIRMVGITSSTQGEGKSTAVAVFSRTLADLGLKVLVIDSDMRLPMQARYLGVEQGDGLSTLLSDSTRKPTDFIHSIAENMDVLPAGPKPPDPAKLLNSSRCKEIMEEIRALPGYDIIIVDAPPCLMLADPILLGEKLDGILFLVGLGKVSRELAPQASRRIRASGVDVLGIICNQVNFPSRLNDYGYEYGYYYHYAYASASGYAKSASEPSTGGFGSYVQRYRDSYMKGAATNSYISARYNEGESDVKTYFREDEDQASVPVATNGGIGPSAGSSSSLPPAESVPSRRHRPSREGGDGPMGWLRRRFGNRG, from the coding sequence ATGGGTGAGACCCAGTCCGGCGGCGGCGGCCTCGGAGGCCTCGTGCGCACGGTCAAGCGCCGTCAATCCATCTTCCTGATCACCTTCGCCGTGGTGACCGGGGTCCTGGCGATCAATACCCTGCGGCAGCGCATCTTCTCCCCTGTTTACCAAGGGGGTTTCCAGATGCAGATCAGCAACCCCTTCGACAACCCCGGCAGCGGCGGCGGCGGCGGCGGCGGTTCCGTGGAGACCATCGCCCGCAGTGAGATCAAGACCGATGTGCCCAGCCTCATCGTTCTGATGCGCAGCCCCTTGCTGCTCGGGCCGGTTGCCCAACGCCAGGGGGTGTCGCTAGGGGCCTTGGAGAGCAACCTCTCCATCAACCAGGAGTCGGCCCAGGTTGAGAATGTTCTCAATGTGTCCCTGAGTTGGCCGGATCCGGCCAAGGGCAAGGCCATCCTGCGGCAGCTCGCCAAGGACTACACCGCCTTTTCGCTCACCCAGCGCCAGGCGGCTGTCAACTCCGGTGTGCGTTTCCTCGATGAGCAGGCTCCCGCCATCGAGGAGCGGGTCCAGAAGCTCTCCCAGGAGATGCTCAAGTTCCGGCAACGCAACAATTTCGTTGACCCGGCCACGGCGGCCGGCCAGATCCTTGGGGCCCGTGAAGGGCTCGTCAACCAGCTGCGCACCCTTCAGAACGAACAGGTGCAGCTCGACAGCCAGTTGAAGTCGATCCAGACCGGCAAGCTCCAGTTCACCCCCAGCGGCGCCCCAACCGCCCTTGAGCAGCTTGGTCGCAACAGCGTTCTCGTACCGGGCAGGGGCAACTCCGCAGCCGAGGCCTCCAGCGGCACCAAAACGCCCCTTGACCTCCTCAACCAGTTCGAGCAGGAGTTGGCCACGGCCAAGGGCACCTTCAAGGAGAACTCCCCGATCGTGCAGTCTCTGCTGGCCCGGCGCAACCAGCTGCTGCCCGTGGTGCAGCGGCAGGCTGCCGATGCCGTCAAGGCCCGGCTGCTCGCCAATGTGGCCCAGCAGGATGAGATCAACCGCCAGATCCTTCTGCTGAGCGAGAACTTCCGGAACAATCCTCAGAAGCTGGCGGAGTTCGAGAACATCAACCAGCGGCTTTTGATCGCCAGGGAGCAGTACTCCTCCTACATCCAGGCCAGGGAGCGGTATCGGCTGGAGATGGCCCGTTCCATCTCCCCCTGGGAAGTGATCGGACCCCCGGATTTCGGCAGCAGTCCGGTGGAGCCCAACATCCAGCGCAACCTGCTGCGGGCCATCATGATCGGCCTGCTGGCCGGTCTCGGCGCCGCCATCCTGCGGGAGCGGACGGACAACGTTTTCCACACTCCCATGGAGGTGGAGAAGGACCTGCAGCTGCCTGTGCTGGGTCTGATCCCTTACCTGCCCCTGGAGCCCGGTGTCGACATCGCCACCAGCATCTCCAAGATGTCCTCGAGCGAGCGCTTCGCCATCAAGGAGTCGTTGCGCAGCCTGTTCACCACCTTCCGTCTGCTCCGCGCCGACAACAACATCCGCATGGTGGGGATCACCTCCTCCACCCAGGGGGAGGGCAAGTCCACCGCCGTGGCGGTGTTCTCACGCACCCTCGCCGACCTCGGCCTCAAGGTGCTCGTCATTGACTCCGACATGCGTCTGCCGATGCAGGCCCGTTATCTGGGTGTGGAGCAGGGCGACGGCCTCTCCACGCTGTTGTCGGATTCGACACGCAAACCGACGGATTTCATCCACTCCATCGCCGAGAACATGGATGTGCTGCCCGCCGGCCCCAAGCCGCCCGATCCGGCGAAACTGCTCAACTCCAGCCGCTGCAAGGAGATCATGGAGGAGATCCGCGCCCTCCCCGGCTACGACATCATCATCGTCGATGCGCCCCCCTGTCTGATGCTGGCCGATCCGATCCTGCTCGGGGAGAAGCTGGACGGCATCCTGTTCCTGGTGGGTCTCGGCAAGGTGAGTCGTGAGCTGGCTCCCCAGGCCAGCCGTCGCATCAGGGCCTCGGGGGTGGATGTGCTGGGCATCATCTGCAACCAGGTCAACTTCCCCAGCCGCCTCAATGACTACGGCTACGAATACGGTTATTACTATCACTACGCCTACGCCTCGGCGTCGGGCTACGCCAAGAGTGCCAGCGAGCCATCCACGGGTGGATTCGGCAGCTATGTGCAGCGTTATCGGGACAGCTACATGAAGGGGGCCGCCACCAACTCCTACATCTCGGCCCGTTACAACGAGGGCGAATCCGACGTCAAGACCTACTTCCGGGAGGACGAGGATCAGGCTTCCGTACCGGTCGCCACCAACGGCGGCATTGGTCCCAGCGCCGGCTCCTCCAGCTCCCTGCCCCCCGCCGAGAGCGTCCCCTCCCGCCGCCATCGCCCGTCCCGTGAGGGCGGTGATGGCCCGATGGGCTGGCTGCGCCGGCGTTTCGGCAACAGGGGCTGA
- a CDS encoding SLBB domain-containing protein, whose protein sequence is MRVRRSIRHRLSAVGVLGLAGVLVAPTGLKAAVPQGAAPHSPWRGPAAVSATPLPGPASSAPLPLTVTEVYNDLYVLGPGDGLQLTFTDPSASAIGGPVIILPDGTSTMSLLGSVQLTGLTIGQATRWLTSLYAKQLVRPELILSLTTPRPVKVTVIGEVGRPGLYPLPSYSTPVSAIQTAGGVTLNADIRKILLRRLAGPDGSQKQTVLDLAQVFQVGNQRQNPILFDGDTIVVARTEDLIPEEILQIGSTNLAPATITVSVIGEVRSPGTLSLPANTPLAEAIFRAGGAENWRANKNDIELVRLNRNGTTTREVYSYRDGIGVSKGLNPPLRDRDTIIVNRTFYAEAIDVINQVIVPLSQAASSYYFFRDTFNGNNNNNFR, encoded by the coding sequence ATGCGGGTCCGCCGGTCGATCCGGCACCGCCTTTCCGCCGTGGGGGTGCTGGGCCTGGCCGGTGTGCTGGTGGCCCCGACGGGGCTGAAGGCCGCGGTGCCCCAGGGTGCGGCGCCCCATTCCCCATGGCGCGGCCCGGCGGCAGTGAGCGCCACCCCCCTCCCCGGCCCTGCCTCGTCTGCTCCCCTGCCACTCACGGTCACGGAGGTCTACAACGATCTTTACGTCCTCGGCCCCGGGGATGGCCTCCAGCTCACGTTCACCGACCCCTCCGCCTCAGCCATCGGCGGCCCGGTCATCATCCTTCCCGACGGCACCTCGACGATGTCGTTACTGGGATCGGTGCAGCTCACCGGCCTGACCATCGGCCAGGCCACCCGCTGGCTCACCTCCCTCTACGCCAAGCAGCTGGTGAGACCGGAACTGATCCTCAGCCTCACCACGCCCCGTCCCGTCAAGGTGACCGTCATCGGCGAGGTGGGCCGTCCCGGCCTCTATCCCCTGCCCTCCTATTCCACGCCGGTCTCCGCGATCCAGACGGCCGGCGGCGTCACCCTGAATGCGGACATCCGCAAGATCCTGCTCCGGCGTCTGGCCGGGCCCGACGGCAGTCAGAAACAGACGGTGCTCGACCTGGCCCAGGTGTTCCAGGTCGGCAACCAGCGCCAGAACCCGATCCTGTTCGACGGCGACACGATCGTCGTCGCCCGCACCGAGGATCTGATCCCGGAGGAGATCCTCCAGATCGGATCCACCAACCTGGCCCCGGCCACCATCACCGTCTCGGTGATCGGCGAGGTCCGCAGCCCCGGCACCCTGAGCCTGCCCGCCAATACCCCCCTGGCCGAAGCCATCTTCCGGGCCGGCGGGGCGGAGAACTGGCGGGCCAACAAGAACGACATCGAACTTGTCCGCCTGAATCGCAACGGCACCACCACCCGTGAGGTCTACAGCTACAGGGATGGGATCGGCGTCTCCAAGGGTTTGAACCCCCCACTCCGGGACAGGGACACGATCATCGTCAATCGCACCTTCTACGCCGAAGCCATCGACGTCATCAATCAGGTCATCGTTCCCCTCAGTCAGGCCGCCAGCTCCTATTATTTCTTCCGAGATACATTCAACGGCAACAACAACAACAACTTCCGCTGA
- the era gene encoding GTPase Era yields the protein MDPSAPTASPGDAQPDNGSSEGTAFRSGFVALIGRPNVGKSTLLNQLVGQKVAITSPVAQTTRNRLRAILTTPAAQLILLDTPGIHKPHHLLGERLVQSARGAIGEVDVVLLLVDASQPAGRGDGFIVDLLRHSRVPVHVALNKSDRVGADAEDLAATYRELLAEGGDPPVAWPLHPCSALNGDGCQALVEALAAELPPGPLLYPADTISDQPEQLLLAELIREQVLTLTREEVPHSVAVRIERIVEDEGKVKGKERTAVLATVLVERSSQKGILIGKGGQMLKAIGQGARLQMQKVFDGPVYLELFVKVVPNWRSHPGRLAELGYRGD from the coding sequence ATGGACCCGAGCGCCCCGACCGCCAGCCCCGGCGATGCCCAGCCCGACAACGGCAGCAGCGAAGGGACGGCCTTCCGCTCCGGCTTCGTGGCCCTGATCGGACGGCCGAACGTGGGCAAATCCACCCTGCTCAACCAGCTGGTGGGCCAGAAGGTGGCGATCACCTCCCCCGTGGCCCAGACCACCCGCAACCGGCTGCGGGCCATCCTCACCACGCCCGCCGCCCAGTTGATCCTGCTGGACACGCCGGGGATCCACAAACCCCACCACCTGCTGGGGGAACGTCTGGTGCAGAGCGCCCGGGGGGCCATCGGCGAGGTCGATGTGGTGCTGCTGCTGGTGGATGCCAGCCAGCCGGCCGGCCGGGGGGACGGCTTCATCGTCGACCTGCTGCGCCACAGCCGGGTGCCGGTGCATGTGGCCCTCAACAAGAGCGACCGGGTCGGCGCCGACGCCGAGGATCTGGCCGCCACCTACCGGGAGTTGCTGGCGGAGGGTGGCGATCCCCCCGTGGCTTGGCCCCTGCACCCCTGCAGCGCCCTCAACGGTGACGGCTGCCAGGCCCTGGTGGAAGCCCTGGCCGCCGAGCTGCCGCCCGGTCCGCTGCTTTACCCGGCTGACACGATCAGTGACCAGCCGGAGCAGCTGCTGCTGGCGGAGCTGATCCGGGAGCAGGTGCTGACCCTCACCCGGGAGGAGGTGCCCCATTCAGTGGCGGTGCGGATCGAGCGGATCGTGGAGGACGAGGGCAAAGTCAAAGGCAAGGAACGCACGGCCGTGCTCGCCACCGTGCTGGTGGAGCGCAGCAGTCAGAAGGGCATCCTGATCGGCAAGGGGGGCCAGATGCTCAAGGCCATCGGCCAGGGAGCACGGCTGCAGATGCAGAAGGTGTTCGACGGTCCGGTGTACCTGGAGCTGTTCGTCAAGGTGGTGCCCAACTGGCGCAGCCATCCGGGCCGACTGGCCGAGCTGGGCTACCGGGGCGACTGA
- a CDS encoding phycobiliprotein lyase, protein MTSATEPPSPDTIAHFPPETIAAFLAFCAGDWLSLRSCFSLEEAAEASREAEADGVSWHSSERGDLSVTYLAPEQSGEPGGLEITPPGSGRHRLLFRPDGGFQGSAPDGATSSGRWQLWPDGSLELTSERAGTSVRERIWFTKANLRLRSSVEHHPDGRPGRASFSSEIRRVSRPAG, encoded by the coding sequence GTGACCAGCGCGACCGAGCCCCCCAGCCCAGACACGATCGCTCATTTTCCGCCCGAGACGATCGCGGCGTTCCTGGCCTTCTGCGCCGGCGACTGGCTCTCCCTGCGCAGCTGCTTCAGCCTCGAGGAGGCGGCGGAGGCGTCCCGGGAGGCCGAGGCGGACGGGGTCAGCTGGCACAGCTCCGAGCGGGGGGACCTGAGCGTCACCTACCTGGCCCCTGAGCAAAGCGGCGAGCCCGGAGGACTGGAGATCACCCCACCGGGAAGCGGCCGCCACCGACTCCTGTTCCGCCCCGACGGCGGCTTCCAGGGCAGCGCCCCGGACGGGGCCACCAGCTCGGGGCGCTGGCAGCTCTGGCCGGACGGAAGCCTGGAGCTGACCAGCGAGCGCGCCGGCACCTCGGTGCGGGAACGGATCTGGTTCACCAAGGCCAACCTGCGCCTGCGCAGCAGCGTGGAGCACCACCCCGACGGCCGACCAGGCCGGGCCAGCTTCAGCTCCGAGATCCGGCGGGTCAGCCGACCCGCCGGCTGA
- the trmD gene encoding tRNA (guanosine(37)-N1)-methyltransferase TrmD: MRFDVVSLVPDAFTPLLGLGVIGRAFAAGIAEVHTHNPRDHATDRYRKVDDVPYGGGAGMVLKPEPVYAAFEAIPVLPRRRVLLMSPQGQPLHQRDLRRWATEHDQLVLLCGHYEGFDERIRPLANEEVSLGDFVLTGGELPALVVISGVVRLLPGTVGSPDCLEAESHSGLLLEHPHYTRPAEFRGMAVPEVLRSGDHGAIARWRLEQQVARTRERRADLLALWQAQQET, translated from the coding sequence ATGCGCTTCGATGTGGTCAGTCTGGTGCCGGACGCCTTCACCCCCCTGCTGGGGCTGGGGGTGATCGGCCGCGCCTTCGCCGCCGGCATCGCCGAGGTCCACACCCACAACCCCCGCGACCACGCCACGGATCGCTACCGCAAAGTGGACGACGTGCCCTACGGCGGCGGCGCCGGCATGGTGCTCAAGCCCGAGCCGGTCTACGCCGCCTTCGAAGCCATCCCGGTGCTGCCGCGCCGCCGCGTGCTGCTGATGAGCCCCCAGGGCCAGCCCCTGCACCAGCGCGACCTGCGCCGCTGGGCGACGGAGCACGACCAGCTGGTGCTGCTCTGCGGCCACTACGAGGGCTTCGATGAACGCATCCGGCCCCTGGCGAATGAGGAGGTGTCCCTGGGGGATTTCGTGCTCACCGGCGGCGAGCTGCCTGCCCTGGTGGTGATCAGCGGCGTGGTGCGGCTGCTGCCCGGCACCGTGGGCTCGCCGGACTGCCTCGAGGCCGAGAGCCACAGCGGCCTGCTGCTGGAGCACCCCCACTACACCCGGCCGGCGGAGTTCCGCGGCATGGCGGTGCCGGAGGTGCTGCGCAGCGGCGACCACGGTGCCATCGCCCGCTGGCGGCTGGAGCAGCAGGTGGCCCGCACCCGCGAGCGCCGCGCCGACCTGCTGGCCCTGTGGCAGGCGCAGCAGGAGACCTGA
- the ispF gene encoding 2-C-methyl-D-erythritol 2,4-cyclodiphosphate synthase, which yields MQLRIGNGYDIHRLVPGRPLILGGVRLEHPDGLGLDGHSDADVLVHALMDALLGALSLGDIGTHFPPEEERWRGADSLVLLEQVMALVVERGWQVLNLDTVVVAERPRLKPHIAAMREAIAGRMGLAPEQVGVKATTNEGLGPTGRQEGIACHAVALLHRS from the coding sequence ATGCAGCTGCGCATCGGCAACGGCTACGACATCCACCGGCTCGTCCCGGGCCGTCCCCTGATCCTGGGCGGCGTGCGCCTGGAGCACCCCGACGGCCTGGGGCTGGACGGCCACAGCGACGCCGACGTGCTCGTGCATGCCCTGATGGACGCCCTGCTGGGGGCCCTCAGCCTGGGGGACATCGGCACCCACTTCCCGCCGGAGGAGGAGCGCTGGCGTGGCGCCGACAGCCTGGTGCTGCTGGAGCAGGTGATGGCGCTGGTGGTGGAGCGGGGCTGGCAGGTGCTCAACCTCGACACGGTGGTGGTGGCGGAGCGGCCCCGCCTCAAGCCCCACATCGCCGCCATGCGGGAAGCGATCGCCGGCCGCATGGGCCTGGCTCCCGAGCAGGTGGGGGTGAAGGCGACCACCAACGAGGGTCTGGGGCCCACGGGCCGCCAGGAGGGCATCGCCTGCCATGCGGTGGCGCTGCTGCACCGGTCGTGA
- a CDS encoding TIGR03792 family protein → MTRQPPRLATLLAALCLFTIVLVGLPASAQAVSALTQGPVVEQLRVKVPAGARGAWLLAEEESWGPWLQRQDGFLGRDLLWDAEREEGLLLIRWRSRRQWLAIPASEIKAAQVRFEAAARRALAHDPGERGLARAANPFPLVHAGELEWVALTPPLEEEGH, encoded by the coding sequence GTGACCCGTCAACCGCCGCGGCTCGCTACCTTGCTCGCCGCCCTCTGCCTGTTCACTATCGTGCTGGTCGGCCTTCCCGCCTCGGCCCAGGCCGTCAGTGCCCTGACCCAGGGGCCGGTCGTGGAGCAGCTGCGGGTGAAGGTGCCCGCCGGCGCCCGCGGTGCCTGGCTGCTGGCGGAGGAGGAGAGCTGGGGGCCCTGGCTGCAACGCCAGGACGGCTTCCTGGGCCGGGACCTGCTCTGGGATGCGGAACGGGAGGAGGGCCTGCTGCTGATCCGCTGGCGCAGCCGCCGCCAGTGGCTGGCCATCCCGGCCAGCGAGATCAAGGCCGCCCAGGTCCGCTTCGAAGCTGCGGCCCGGCGGGCCCTGGCCCACGACCCGGGGGAGAGGGGTCTGGCCCGGGCCGCCAACCCCTTTCCCCTGGTCCACGCCGGTGAACTGGAGTGGGTGGCTCTGACGCCGCCGCTGGAGGAGGAGGGGCATTGA
- the larB gene encoding nickel pincer cofactor biosynthesis protein LarB has product MVEAVWGEHKSVEQIAAVMLEMRRAGELALVTRVSAEKAAAVQRQLEESIGTLGAEAAPRHDPAARCLTWPAPPPADPALGRVAVLGGGSSDLTVASEARLALACHGVASDLVLDVGVAGLHRLLGQLEGLRQARVLIACAGMEGALPTVLAGLLPQPVIGVPVAVGYGVSVGGQAALMGMLASCAPGLTVVNIDNGYGAAMAALRILQLGVAG; this is encoded by the coding sequence ATGGTGGAGGCGGTCTGGGGCGAGCACAAGAGCGTCGAGCAGATCGCCGCCGTCATGCTGGAGATGCGCCGGGCCGGGGAACTGGCGCTGGTGACCCGGGTGTCGGCGGAGAAGGCCGCGGCGGTGCAGCGCCAGCTGGAGGAGTCCATCGGCACCCTGGGAGCCGAGGCGGCGCCCCGGCACGATCCGGCGGCCCGCTGCCTCACCTGGCCCGCCCCACCACCGGCCGATCCGGCCCTCGGACGGGTGGCAGTGCTCGGCGGTGGCAGCAGCGACCTCACCGTGGCGTCCGAGGCTCGCCTGGCCCTGGCCTGCCACGGAGTGGCCAGCGACCTGGTGCTCGACGTGGGCGTGGCCGGACTGCACCGGCTCCTGGGGCAGCTGGAGGGACTGCGCCAGGCCCGGGTGCTGATCGCCTGTGCCGGCATGGAGGGGGCCCTGCCCACCGTGCTGGCCGGTCTGCTGCCCCAGCCGGTGATCGGCGTGCCGGTGGCGGTGGGCTACGGGGTGAGCGTCGGCGGCCAGGCGGCCCTGATGGGCATGCTGGCCAGCTGCGCCCCCGGGCTCACTGTGGTGAACATCGACAACGGCTATGGAGCCGCCATGGCGGCCCTGCGGATCCTTCAGCTGGGCGTGGCCGGCTGA
- a CDS encoding DUF1517 domain-containing protein, producing MGSRLLRRLAGLMVVPVLVAGLVIASPPPAHAASGGRIGGGSFRSAPSMPRSYGGGGGYGGGGFSGGGYRGGGIGFPFIVPIFGFGGGGLFGFLILMAVAGVVVNALRGGGSPALGGSGSELAYNPRPDGPVSIAQIQVGLLASARDLQDDLRRLAGSSDTSSSSGLQRVLQETSLSLLRHPDLWVYASGEVGQVPFASAESTFNRLSMQERSKLERELTANVSGRRFSEPAPVAPGASDAASDFIVVTLLVASRRSLAIKGAGTADDLRDSLQKLGAVGADDLLAIEVIWQPEGAGEVLTTEQVITAYPDLQHL from the coding sequence ATGGGTTCCCGCTTGCTCCGGCGCCTGGCCGGTCTGATGGTCGTGCCCGTGTTGGTGGCCGGCCTCGTGATCGCCTCGCCGCCGCCGGCCCATGCCGCCAGCGGTGGCCGCATCGGTGGCGGCAGCTTCCGCTCGGCCCCCTCCATGCCCCGCAGCTATGGCGGCGGTGGTGGCTACGGAGGTGGTGGCTTCAGTGGCGGTGGCTACCGGGGCGGCGGCATCGGCTTTCCCTTCATCGTGCCGATCTTCGGATTCGGTGGCGGCGGCCTGTTCGGTTTCCTGATCCTCATGGCCGTGGCCGGTGTGGTGGTCAACGCCCTGCGTGGCGGCGGCTCTCCGGCCCTCGGGGGCTCGGGCTCCGAGCTGGCCTACAACCCCCGCCCGGACGGGCCGGTCTCGATCGCCCAGATCCAGGTGGGTCTGCTGGCGTCCGCCCGCGATCTCCAGGACGACCTGCGGCGCCTGGCCGGTTCGTCGGATACCTCCAGCAGCTCAGGCCTGCAGCGGGTGCTCCAGGAAACCAGCCTCTCCCTGCTGCGCCATCCGGATCTCTGGGTGTACGCCAGCGGCGAGGTGGGCCAGGTGCCTTTCGCCAGCGCCGAATCCACCTTCAACCGGCTCTCCATGCAGGAGCGCAGCAAGCTGGAGCGGGAACTCACCGCCAACGTGTCCGGCCGCCGCTTCAGCGAGCCGGCGCCGGTCGCCCCCGGCGCCAGCGACGCCGCCAGTGATTTCATCGTCGTCACCCTGCTGGTGGCCAGCCGGCGCAGCCTGGCGATCAAGGGGGCCGGCACCGCCGACGACCTGCGTGATTCGCTCCAGAAGCTCGGTGCCGTCGGTGCGGACGATCTGCTTGCCATCGAGGTGATCTGGCAGCCGGAAGGGGCCGGCGAAGTGCTGACCACCGAGCAGGTGATCACGGCCTACCCCGACCTGCAGCATCTTTGA
- the thiS gene encoding sulfur carrier protein ThiS yields the protein MTGDLLLRVNGEARRCPAGLCLDAVLVALGYQPRLVVVEFNGEILPRDRWPAQPVVESDVLEVVTIVGGGS from the coding sequence ATGACGGGAGACCTGCTGCTTCGGGTCAACGGGGAAGCGCGCCGCTGCCCGGCGGGCCTGTGTCTCGATGCCGTGCTCGTGGCCCTCGGCTACCAGCCGCGCCTGGTGGTGGTGGAGTTCAACGGTGAGATCCTCCCCAGGGATCGCTGGCCCGCCCAGCCTGTGGTGGAATCCGATGTGCTGGAAGTGGTCACCATCGTGGGGGGCGGTTCCTAG
- a CDS encoding thiamine phosphate synthase, with product MSGRERATAQHAATERAAIERLLDANLDRAREGLRVLEDWARFALDRPDLVARTKDLRQRLGRLHRMSYKLARHTASDPAAGLAHPAQAERRDAAGVLAANAGRVQEALRVLEEFGRLEDPELAAEAASIRYALYDVEVDLLQAGLDGEGRRALLRRCHLYLVTSPVDGLEAVVAAALAAGVRLVQYRAKPDAPLDDRSRFEQASALCQLCHRHGALFLINDRIDLALAVGADGVHLGQGDLPPSVARRLLGPDRLIGRSTHRLADLRQAVADGCDYVGVGPVKATPTKPGREPVGLAYVSQAAAESPLPFFAIGGIDPGNLAAVRRAGADRVAVVRAITAAADPGEAVAALLAGLEAEA from the coding sequence GTGTCCGGCCGTGAGCGTGCCACCGCCCAACATGCCGCCACCGAGCGGGCCGCCATCGAGCGGCTGCTCGATGCCAACCTCGACCGGGCCCGGGAGGGGCTGCGGGTGCTGGAGGACTGGGCCCGTTTCGCCCTCGACCGACCCGACCTGGTGGCCCGCACCAAGGACCTGCGCCAGCGCCTGGGGCGGCTGCATCGCATGTCCTACAAGCTGGCCCGGCACACCGCCAGCGACCCGGCCGCGGGCCTGGCCCATCCGGCCCAGGCCGAACGCCGGGACGCCGCCGGCGTCCTGGCCGCCAACGCCGGGCGGGTGCAGGAGGCGCTGCGGGTGCTGGAGGAGTTCGGCCGGCTCGAGGACCCGGAGCTGGCGGCCGAGGCGGCGTCGATCCGCTATGCCCTCTACGACGTGGAGGTGGACCTGCTCCAGGCCGGCCTTGACGGCGAAGGGCGCCGGGCCCTGCTGCGCCGTTGCCATCTGTATCTGGTGACCAGCCCGGTGGACGGCCTGGAGGCCGTGGTGGCCGCCGCCCTGGCGGCGGGGGTGCGACTGGTGCAATACCGCGCCAAACCCGACGCCCCCCTCGATGACAGGAGCCGCTTCGAGCAGGCCAGTGCCCTGTGCCAGCTCTGCCACCGCCATGGCGCCCTGTTCCTGATCAACGACCGCATCGACCTGGCCCTGGCGGTGGGGGCCGACGGCGTCCACCTCGGCCAGGGCGATCTGCCGCCGTCGGTGGCCCGCCGCCTGCTGGGGCCCGACCGCCTGATCGGCCGCAGCACCCACCGGCTCGCGGACCTGCGCCAGGCGGTCGCCGACGGCTGCGACTACGTGGGGGTGGGGCCCGTCAAAGCCACCCCCACCAAGCCTGGCCGCGAGCCGGTGGGGCTGGCCTACGTGAGCCAGGCGGCGGCGGAATCCCCCCTGCCCTTCTTCGCCATCGGCGGTATCGATCCGGGCAACCTGGCCGCCGTGCGCCGTGCCGGGGCGGACCGGGTGGCGGTGGTGCGGGCCATCACGGCCGCCGCCGACCCGGGGGAGGCGGTCGCCGCGCTGCTGGCGGGGCTGGAGGCTGAGGCATGA